One Salmo trutta chromosome 12, fSalTru1.1, whole genome shotgun sequence genomic region harbors:
- the LOC115204486 gene encoding transmembrane protein 185-like, with protein MNLRGFFQDFNPSKFLIYACLLLFSVLLSLRLDGIIQWSYWAVFAPIWLWKLTVIIGASVGTGVWAHNPQYRAEGETCVEFKAMLIAVGIHLLLLTFEVLVCDRVERGTHFWLLVFMPLFFVSPVSVAACVWGFRHDRSLELEILCSVNILQFIFIALRLDKIISWPWLVVCVPLWIVMSFLCLVVLYYIVWSVLFLRSMDLIAEQRRTHITMAISWMTIVVPLLTFEILLVHKLDGHYGSSYVSVFVPLWLSLVTLMATTFGQKGGNHWWFGIRKDFCQFLLELFPFLREYGNVSYDLHHEDAEVSVEMPAHDPPKIAPMFRKKTGVVITQSPGKYFVPPPKLCIDMPD; from the exons ATGAATCTTCGGGGATTCTTCCAAGATTTCAACCCCAG TAAGTTCCTCATCTATGCCTGCCTGCTGCTGTTTTCGGTTCTGCTGTCGCTGCGTCTGGATGGCATCATCCAATGGAGTTATTGGGCTGTCTTTGCCCCCATATGGCTATGGAAGCTCACGGTCATCATCGGTGCCTCAGTGGGCACAGGCGTCTGGGCCCACAACCCACAGTACAG GGCTGAGGGTGAAACCTGTGTGGAGTTCAAGGCCATGCTGATTGCTGTTGGGATCCACCTGCTCCTACTCACCTTTGAGGTTCTGGTGTGTGACCGCGTGGAGAGGGGCACTCACTTCTGGCTGCTGGTCTTCATGCCCCTCTTCTTCGTCTCGCCTGTCTCTGTTGCAGCCTGTGTGTGGGGCTTCCGCCATGATCGCTCTCTAGAG TTGGAGATCTTGTGCTCGGTCAATATACTTCAGTTTATCTTCATTGCCCTGCGACTAGATAAAATCATCAGTTGGCCTTGGCTG GTTGTCTGTGTGCCACTGTGGATCGTCATGTCCTTCCTGTGCCTTGTGGTActctactacattgtgtggtcagTGCTCTTCCTGCGGTCTATGGACCTCATTGCAGAGCAACGGCGTACTCACATCACCATGGCGATCAGCTGGATGACAATCGTTGTACCCTTGCTAACTTTTGAG ATCCTGTTGGTCCATAAATTGGATGGCCACTACGGCTCCAGCTATGTGTCAGTATTCGTGCCTCTCTGGCTATCCCTGGTGACTCTGATGGCCACGACCTTCGGCCAGAAAGGAGGCAACCACT GGTGGTTTGGCATCCGAAAAGACTTCTGCCAGTTTCTTCTTGAGCTCTTTCCCTTCCTGCGGGAGTATGGGAACGTTTCCTACGACCTGCACCACGAGGATGCTGAGGTGTCCGTAGAGATGCCTGCACACGACCCGCCAAAAATAGCCCCCATGTTTCGCAAAAAGACTGGTGTGGTGATCACACAGAGCCCAGGGAAGTACTTTGTGCCTCCTCCAAAACTGTGCATTGACATGCCTGACTAA
- the LOC115204487 gene encoding high mobility group protein B3, translating into MAKGDARKPKGKMSAYAYFVQTCREEHKNKNPEIPVNFSEFSKKCSGRWKTMSPKEKSKFEDQAKQDKARYDSEMTSYGPPGKRGKKALKDPNAPKRPPSGFFVFCAEQRPKIKAQHPNFGIGDVAKKLGEMWNNLTDSNKQPYLAKANKLKEKYQKDVADYKGGKVGGAGASKSKKAEDDDDDDDDDDDDEDEDEEEEDD; encoded by the exons ATGGCCAAAGGTGACGCTCGTAAACCGAAGGGCAAGATGTCTGCCTATGCCTACTTTGTTCAAACCTGTCGAGAAGAACACAAAAATAAGAATCCAGAGATCCCAGTGAACTTTTCAGAGTTTTCCAAGAAGTGCTCTGGAAGATGGAAG ACAATGTCTCCAAAGGAGAAGTCAAAGTTTGAGGACCAGGCCAAGCAGGACAAAGCTCGCTATGATTCGGAAATGACGAGCTATGGTCCTCCTGGGAAGAGGGGCAAGAAGGCACTGAAGGATCCTAATGCGCCAAAGAGACCTCC ATCGGGATTCTTTGTTTTCTGTGCTGAGCAGCGCCCCAAGATCAAAGCCCAACACCCAAACTTTGGCATTGGGGATGTGGCCAAGAAGCTTGGTGAGATGTGGAACAACTTGACAGACTCCAATAAGCAGCCATATCTTGCCAAAGCCAACAAACTCAAGGAAAAATACCAAAAG GATGTGGCAGATTACAAAGGAGGAAAAGTGGGTGGGGCAGGAGCCTCTAAATCAAAGAAGGCTgaagatgacgatgatgatgacgacgacgatgatgatgacgaggatgaggatgaggaagaggaggatgattaA
- the LOC115204488 gene encoding protein CXorf40A-like, whose protein sequence is MTLQVGCLSFRQPYAGLVLNGVKSIETRWRPLLSTMENCTLAIHIAQKDWEGDQWRDMLTNTLGMSHMQVEELLASGDRFGRGVVAGLVEVGETWCCSDSVPEEDLREMEKAAVLTGLTEKHLTQLSNPRWLKEPLYARGHKDIWTVDIPVQLLPSA, encoded by the exons ATGACATTACAAGTGGGTTGCCTATCATTCAGGCAGCCGTACGCGGGGTTAGTACTTAATGGTGTAAAAAGTATTGAGACACGTTGGCGCCCCTTGTTGTCCACAATGGAAAACTGCACTCTAGCTATTCATATTGCGCAGAAGGACTGGGAGGGCGACCAGTGGAGAGACATGCTCACCAATACACTTGGAATGAGCCATATGCAAGTAGAGGAGCTTCTGGCTTCAGGTGACAGATTCGGCCGTGGAGTCGTGGCAG GCTTGGTGGAGGTGGGGGAGACTTGGTGCTGCTCTGACAGTGTGCCAGAGGAGGATCTGAGGGAGATGGAGAAGGCAGCAGTGCTCACTGGGCTCACAGAGAAACACCTCACACAGCTGTCAAACCCACGCTGGCTCAAGGAACCCCTTTATGCCAGAGGTCACAAAGACATTTGGACAGTGGACATCCCGGTACAATTACTGCCATCTGCGTAG